The genomic window CATTGTCGGCGGATTTCGAAAGGCAGCTGGCTTGATCGCTGCCGTTGGGCTATTTCGCTTAGTCGGCAAAATAGTCCAGACGTGGATCAGCATATCCAGCGGATGTCAACAATGTTGCAACAATGTTAACATACCGAGTGACCCATATGGGTCGCTCGTGGCGGTTTGTTGGGCGGAGGCGAGACAGAGGTAGGGGAAGAAGCAGTGGTGGTAACTCGGGCGGTTATCTTGATGTGGTAAATGTACTGCTAAGCCACGGCGCTAGCTTGAATGAGCACAATGTGGTTGGACGTACACCGCTGATGAAGGCCGCATGTGGCGGGCATGTGGAAGTAGCCAAGGTTAGTATCGAGTCATAGGCAGTATACAGAATGTATAAACTACTCTCACATTTTAATCTGCTGATTAATCTAATGTTTAATGTCTCTCTCATAGGTGCTTCTCGAGCGTGGAGCAAGCATCAACACCCGCTCCAATGAGCACAACGAGAGTGCATTGTCAGTGGCTAGTTACAAGGGTCATCCCGAATTGGTGTATATCCTACTGGAAGCTGGCGCTGATGATTTGAACTTCGCTCTTTCAGCGGCTTCAAAAGGTGGCCAAGTGGCAGTAGTGGAGTTATTATTAGAATACGGAGCGGAAATCAATAGTTCCACCTTTCCACTGCCATCGCCGCTGGAATGTGCAATTTCCAATAGTCACCTTGACGTTACCACTTTGCCCATTGAGGCCGGCGGCAACATTAATGGGGCCATTTCAAATGGCAACACATATCTAATGATGGCAGCTGGCAAGGGGGACCAGAGAATGGTGGAATTGATATTGGGTTACGGTGCGGCTGTGGATGCAGAGATGGAAAATGGAGAAACGGCGCTCATGATTTCGTGTAAGAAAGGACACACCGTTGCGGCTAGTGTGCTCCTATCTTATGGCGCTAATGTGGAGCATATGACGGCGGACAAACGTACGCCTCTTATGGAGGCTAGTCGTGCCGGCCACTTCACGACCGCGAACTTACTTATCGAGAAGGGCGCACGCAAGTAGACGACCAGATCGTtggtaaaatttattattatatagtatgtacttACATATCTATTATATAAAGAGCTAGAgactgaaaaaatattgttaaatacacaatattatctctctctctctctctatctatctatctctctctctctttctctctctatttgcTATTGTAATTATGTTCAGGCAATTTTCAGTTCATGTTTATgatttcctctttttttttttccccctctttgaaattgaatttaaaaatcatatgTCACCATCAAATTTGTTAAGGGAAGCTGGAAGAAGAAGAGCTCTCGTATTTTACCCGTTGAGGGTGCTTCAAAGAGATTAAATACAGGCATAAAGCCAAAActgcagccacaaaaaaaaacaaaacacacttttgcatatcaaaagtgagttttagcaaatatttcaattattagttTAGTGATTTTAATTACGGCACTTTTAaccttaaatttcaaaatatatatttaaatagctttTATGAACGCAGTTCCATTTAATTGCCGGCTATTAAATGAGCAATTTTTTAATCCCAacgaaatatgttttatttaaaaaatgtaataaacttTGACAGCCAAATCTTTCAGTgacactcacgcatacgccaacGTCCGTGATGAGCGACTCAATCGCCATGCAGATGGCATCCGGGTCGTCAAACGCCGACAgaaaccacttgagaattgcagcaggcaaataagtaaaatgtaCTGTTTACGttcttaatttatgtaaacatgAGAACagaatattgcatacttttaagctgatcatgcaaagaacataaaaaaataaagaaaactacagtcgagtatgctcgactgtgagatacccgctactcattttgaacaaaagcaaaaaatataccaacataatatactgtaaaaatatttaaaatatgccaaattgtatattttgcacatcGATATAGTACCTTAATCTAAATATTTCACAGACGGCACAGTATACCACATTCTCAGCCATAGTAACTaatgcgtttttgcccatacaaaagtatttctttaataacttcggcAATTTTTAGCTGATcgcaattttcaggaatcattatacccgctacccatagggtagaaggatattataactttgtgccggtaggaaacgtaacaggtagaaggaggcatctccgaccctataaagtttgtatattcttgatcagcgtcaacagccgagacgatctagccatgcccgtctgtccgtctgtccacaTGAGTAGGTAGGATATGGGAGTTCCAGGCCACTTTTTCTGCTCTAAATGATGATTCATCAAAAAATCATGGGGCTTCCGGGAGCACATTTTGAGCTCAAAATCGTGActcatcaaaaaaaaaatcagctcTCGAAACCGTGACTAATCTGTTATCAGTTCAAGGTTACTACGCGTTCAAGGTTACTACGTCGGTCATGAGCATGAGTAATGTTATCAGTTCAAGGTTACTACGCCGGTTACTACGGCTTTACTACGTCGGTCATTTCGCCGGTCAAAAGATTGTGAGTAATAGTATAGTAATAGTATagtaatactacatttaaatgagTAATACTATAGTAATAGTAGTTTTAATCAGTTGATTTTGTAGCAATCGCAACGTCATTACGCCGGGCAAGATCATGAGTAATACTAtagtaatattacatttaaatgtgtAATACTACTTTTAATCAGttcattttttctttgtgtgtgttgaaccCCAGTAGTTGAAATAACCCGTTTTTATACATAGCACATTTCTGTACAAGGAAGTACTAATTAGGGTCACATGTCATTAATGTCAATTTAGGGGtaataaagatgcaatttaattagggtaACCTCTTGAAATGTCAAGTGTGAGGtaataaagatgcaatttaattagggttAGTTGTGGAAAATGACAAGTGTGGGATTTGTCTGACGAATCGTACGCGACCCGAGACGGGGCGATGAAAGGATCGGGATCGGGGGCGTTTCGTCAGACAAATCCTTCGGAGTCGGGGTCGGGGTCGAGATCGCTTGTCCCGAGACGCTCTCGGGGTCGGAGTCGAGATCGCTTGTCCCGACACGCCCTCGAGGTCGGGGTCGCAATCGGTCTCGTACTCGAGGTCGCAATCGAAAACGATTCGTAGATCGAGGACGAAAACGTGCAACGAACACGTACTACGATACGCTCTCGAGGTCGTGTGTCCCGAGACGAGACGGTGGGGGGTCGGGGTCGCAGTCGAAAACGATTCGTAGATCGACGGCGAAAACGTTTAACGAACACGTGCTACGATACGCTCTCGAGTTCGAGACGAGACGGGGGGTCGCAGTCGAAAACGATTCGTAGATCGAGAACGAAAACGTGAACGAACACGTGCTACGAAACGCTCTCGAGATCGTGTCTCCCGAGACGAGACGGTGAGGGGGTCGGGGTCGCACTCGAAAACGATTTGTAGATCGAAGGCGCCTTGCACGCTAGCTAGCATCGCTAGCTGTAAAACGATCGTAGGCGCCACGCTATCTATAAAACGAACGAAGGTGTGGCGCCCACTTGTCTCGTCATTTCGAATGTATTCGAAATCGGAGCGGAGGAAGGACGATGTGATGAACGTTAAAAGGATGGGAACGTGAAGTAATTCAGACGAGAGTACAACACCATTTCCAAGACACTTGaagataaaatagaaaatctgAAAGAAAAGCCGAATATTATAACCAAGATGGAATGAGACTAATACACCATGAATACCCAAGGATATTCGTCCACTATTCAATTTTCCTCGGTTTTCATCCAAAACCCTAAAATCCTTAAAATCACTTCTAGTTTGTGACTCGAAGATACACATCGGCTCCGCGATTCTCCAAagttaacaatatttaaaaattgttaagtgAATAATTGTCTagtgaaaaattgtttaaacattCGGTATTAACAATAAACGCTCgtcgaaaacaaattataattgtggagtgaaaattgttaataactttcaaaatcaagtttgtttaaacaaattataaaattcgaaaattattaaacaacattgtaaaaatcaattttacaatacacaatcaaatactttaaaaacaatactacaaataaaataaagtttattacattcaaccaacaaataaaaaagaaacaaaacaaaaacatcaacatgAATCCCGAGAATAtcaacaacttcaactacaCCACCAACACCATCAATGGGGAGTATTGCTATTCCTGCCAGCATTACCTACCTGCAGGTATGCAATGGCATTTCCACGCTCGCActgatatacataaatacaagtCTATCCGTCCGGTGGACGGAAGAATCAAGCAGATTGTGAATGGATACAAGGGACGTATTCTCCAATACATGTTTGAGAATGAGGGAGCGGATGTAAGGATGCCTATGGAATTCCTAAATGAGGCTGGATTAGCACTGATCCCTCACTTGGAATGCGTGATGACTACCCACCTATCatccaaatgcaattttgagTTGTTTGCTGAGTACATGCTAATAAAAGAGTATGATAttcaacaagaaataaaatcgtTCCAGAGCACAATGTCTCAGGTTACGACTGGATCCGACTTCACCCGCTTCTTTGAATTACATAAAAATGTGATAGACGCAAAAATGAGTGAGTTTCAGGAAAAGGATAGTGGATGGACCTTGACACGAATTATTAGGCTGGAGCTTAATGTTTACAAATGTGATCCGACAAAAGGATCTAATCATTTTGAGCTTccgcttaaattaaaaaatagaaaggcAGTTGTTAATGTACAAAACAAAGATGCTTTCTGTTTTAAGTGGGCAATTATATCAGCCCTCAAACCAATAAGTAGATCATACCATTGTAATAGTTATGGTGTTGAGATTACGTCTCCAATAATTGAGGTGAATAACATAAAGATTGACTTCAATGGATTAACATTCCCGAtggaaattcgaaaaataaaagagttcaCTCAACGAAACCCTCACATAAGTTTAAATGTTTTCGGGTATGATGAGGAATCTGACAAAATAATTGGACCACTTT from Drosophila albomicans strain 15112-1751.03 unplaced genomic scaffold, ASM965048v2 utg000102l_pilon, whole genome shotgun sequence includes these protein-coding regions:
- the LOC117577239 gene encoding ankyrin repeat and KH domain-containing protein 1-like codes for the protein MGRSWRFVGRRRDRGRGRSSGGNSGGYLDVVNVLLSHGASLNEHNVVGRTPLMKAACGGHVEVAKVLLERGASINTRSNEHNESALSVASYKGHPELVYILLEAGADDLNFALSAASKGGQVAVVELLLEYGAEINSSTFPLPSPLECAISNSHLDVTTLPIEAGGNINGAISNGNTYLMMAAGKGDQRMVELILGYGAAVDAEMENGETALMISCKKGHTVAASVLLSYGANVEHMTADKRTPLMEASRAGHFTTANLLIEKGARK
- the LOC117577324 gene encoding uncharacterized protein LOC117577324; translated protein: MNPENINNFNYTTNTINGEYCYSCQHYLPAGMQWHFHARTDIHKYKSIRPVDGRIKQIVNGYKGRILQYMFENEGADVRMPMEFLNEAGLALIPHLECVMTTHLSSKCNFELFAEYMLIKEYDIQQEIKSFQSTMSQVTTGSDFTRFFELHKNVIDAKMSEFQEKDSGWTLTRIIRLELNVYKCDPTKGSNHFELPLKLKNRKAVVNVQNKDAFCFKWAIISALKPISRSYHCNSYGVEITSPIIEVNNIKIDFNGLTFPMEIRKIKEFTQRNPHISLNVFGYDEESDKIIGPLYCDGVEMRIHINLLFVDGPTAGIHGHYVWIKNISSLLAKQLGKHRVKRWFCNQCLQYSTSEERAAQHTLRCSRMVTEGPRKDQKITFKNHHRQLEVPFVVYADFECILEPVSLDVDIEVQP